CAGGAATAATCCCCCATAATGTTCAGACCCCCCTAAGCTTTGGTTCTACCTCTCTACGCTGTTTAACCGTTACACAATCAAAAAGTAACCAGTCCTTCACATATCCTCTTTTTCAAACCGCTGTGACGTGTTCAGTCCTCGGGTGAATGGAAAATCTGCTTTGTTAAAAACCGAAAGGGCTCGACTGCACGGTTTACATTTTTCAGTTTGGAGCCGAAGAGGCATCAAATACGTGGACTTAGGCAGGGGAAACTGGCAATTTTCCAGACAACATTTGGCCGTCATACAGTAGTCCTACAAGGTAGATCgtataagaaattaataaatcagCAAAGTCTAAGACATTTCACTTATGaccagggccggattatcctataggctagtataggcccccaagcttgaggggccctgctaaaagattttcaaatatatatatatatttttaattagtataatattttaatattttgcattgctgaataattaatttgacttaaaataaaatttcaactttacaaaaggaggcccaggagtctgaaaacccaattaaaaaaaaaagtggcccctgtttgtggccccttatttgCGATAAAGGGCCccggtttgaagccgtttatttgagatcaaggctccgtctgagggggccccataatttcattagcctaggggtcccaaaaggtcataatccggccctgctTATGACGCTTCTGTAACGCAGTTAATATTAATAAGTTTTTTACTATAAATGTAACGACCAAACTTGATGCTTAATTTCAACCAGCCAATCTCCCCCGCCGAAATGCCTGAATCAGTCGAGTCCTCCTGAAATGGCTCAGATACCAGATGATGTCTAGAATTTCTTCTCTGCAAATTGTAGAGGTCTTGTAAATCTCTCGTTTACTATCTTAACATAATGTACATGACGTAAGTGGTGTGGGATGATATACACTGGTGTGTCAAAGCCGGGGAGGCCACGTCAGTTACTTGACTGTTATTACTACCTTATTTAAAAATGTGATAAAAGTGTCATTGATGGAGGTCATCGACCTATCGATATCATTTGAAGTTTACTTCATTCTGTAAGTAAGTGAAAATGAGCTAGTATGATAAACAGTTAACGACGATACTTTCGTTTCAATGTCCGTATCATTAATTATCTAGGTGTAAGTGCCTCCCTTCTTGAAGAATTCTGAAATGCTACGTAATCTGTAattacatttcccttttcctttccttggcAATGCTGGcagaattgataataaaaatcttgTTACATATTCTAAATTTAGCGCAAACTTTCCAAATCAGTattttaaaacttaaaaaaagagtGCTCAATCTTTCCTGATTGAAATGGATAAACTTTAAgatattttataatcatttcatatttatcataaagCACATGAAGACAAGATTtttacataacaaaaacaaaaagctttTGTAAAATTTCTTTCATAGCATATTGTGTGCAAATCGATAATAAGAGATACATAACGGAAAACAgaaaatctatttattttatttattttaagtcaCGAGGGTAAGTACTGCAAAGACCGAGCAACTGATTCCTGCGATATGTCAAGTAGTTCATGTATTGCTACGCACTTCTGAAatcattttgtaattattaatgtCTGCTTCTCCATATATTTAACTTATTTTCGAACTATGATTGTACTTTAACGTTTTGGAAATGAATTATACAACTATTTACAATAATCATCTGCGCATGTACGTTTTCACGATCTCACTCTTGACAAGCGTCGGTGAAAAGTATTGTGTTTACAGTGTTGTGTCGATTATGGGTAATTTTTAAATCGACATTGTGATAGTGTCTATGCAAAAGAATCATAATAGTAACCGGTGATGTAATATCCGATCCATGAAGTGCCCTGAGTGGCGAAAAAAGTGCAGTTAGATACCAGGTAATCCAGATAATTGACGAAATAAGGCAAAGTTCGGTGTTTCCCTATACAAAGGTATGTGGTTATGTAGAAGCAAAGGTATTATTCTGTAATTTGTACCGAAGAAAACGCTTTGATTTTATTTGCTACAGCGAAATTTTATATCCTTTAAAGCGACCACTTAGGCTATGAATAATATGTCAAGAGCTTGTATAAATTACCACGGGGTTTGGTGGGGTATATAATTAGTACATCGGTCACTGGTGGTATGCCTATAAATTTTACGAAAAACTGGTTGAGTGTCCGCAGTTTAGTTAATTAAGTATATTtatcaccctggctatctgctcaggcgtggtcAGTCGAGTTTTACATATATTCGATATAGTACaatattctgtgactactgtaattgtacatggtaaaataaggATATACATCATCCATCATACAAAAGAAATAGTACTTTGATATGCtcttgccactgtgtttacataacactgttatttgtttacggcagttttacatagtaaatttaggatatagtacgagtatatcttccaatgtatcatatgaaatgaaatattcacatagttctttataccccATGCCAGGTGGTCTAAAAGGCTGTATTGTATTTGTAGCAAGTGAGCTAAATTTGGACGCTCCGGCACATTGACTTGTATAAgtggactatggaactgcggggtatTAGatggtttgcctgagagtcgattaattttcTTCCTGGACCTCAGActttgaggtgttattgttaatgctttgtaggaactgttgaAAGTGTTAATTTCTGAAATtagtttttaattcccgtagatttttgctAGCCTTAAGAAattgaataaggttgtcacgggtattgttgctcttgaaggttttctttggacagacccaggtgttgtcgATAACCACTCTCGTCATGTCCatagagaatttatcaacactcgttactgtataatcgttataccagtcataaacacgtgatttaaagtggtgctcaaggtaaggaggaatagaaacttaaagcctatttgtttttgcagattgcctattatcaacagcgtatctcgttgctattgcaaagtggtcactgattagctctgctgcaagcatgcttctgacgtttccatgcacaagatcccttcctatcacataatctagcctgcccctgccacgtgagtttccctgtctgtatcatatacagtcatagatctattgttcacaaaatttctaaactcttcgccattttcattgcattgactatctccaaaagtataatgtctagcattaaaatctcccatgcatattgtgccgtgattctgaaagttagGAAGTGAATcaatttgaaactttctacaccttgcgtatagattgtacggagagaaaaaaaaccaaaggctgtttgaatatataaatggtgatattgcacattattgtcatcagacttctgcaccagcttATGTCACTGACATAAGTTAATAGGTCTAtcattcctgtgttcgtataggagtggttcCCTCTGATCCTAGGGGCGGCTTTTATTTTAGTGGCTAATGTGAAGGGCTTCTGtaaacagataacgtcaacattttTGTTGTGAATATAGgaaagcaagtcattaattctacggttaaTACCACGTATCTTCcatgaaagaaaagtaattgttttcttgtccccctcacaccctatgattagctgattggtcaaatttgtttGGTGAAGCCCTTTACtctgcatatttcttgtacagcgTAATATATCTGTGTTGCATCTTGTTTATTCTGCGCGCTTTCTTCATATTGACATTATACGTATGATCCTGAGTGATGTCCCACAGTTCTTCCGTTTCCTGCACATCTTCGTCGGCGTTATTTTTATTGccactgtcgtcaccgttttcaGGTGATTCTTCGATGGTATCGtgcgtaatgataatattacaaagCATATTTTCCCCGTCAAcatgatcactttttatttccactatcattttttttttcaattcagcaAGCTCTTGTCTGATGCTTTTTATTTCCTCAgccattttcttgattttttttttaccattggtTTCTCCTGTgacactgtttcctgggatggggaatccccctggcagcTGCGGGAATCCCTGttggttggtgacgtcacacggcactggggGTGTGTGTCTTGACTGGGCATCGCCACTTCGCGatcgatgggtacggtcggggcaggggagggggtatgCATGGCAGTTTGTGGGGGCAGTTACGGTGCTAGGCCGTCACACCGTCACCTAACACACCTTTTCACGATGATGACGGTGTCTTCGTTGTCGTTGTCGGTGTTTCTTGTCCTTGTCCTTTGTCTGGTGAGCTTCTTCACAGACAGCAcaagctgtttctttcctgcagtatttagctacgtgGCCGTAACCTTGGCACTTGTAGCAGACCACAACGTCTGAGCATCACGGTCGAATGAAGCTCGGCTGTAAGTATTTTCCAAAGAATTAGTACTCTTTAGGTGGCGGCTGTTCTCCACTCCATACAGTGATGATCCTATTTAAGGGCTGTCCGTCCTTGTaaatcctccgagctttaaaaacacccggaagatgcagtgcttcctCAGCGGCAGCCTCCTTTGGAAACCTAGTAACCAGGTATTCCCTGTAGCTTTTGCTTTTGGGCAGATAGTCGTCTTTGTTCTGGAGAGAAATCCCGGGAAAGTGCCATTACCCATCAAGGCCACGTAGTAGTGTTGTTCCCGTCGTACATAGACGTAGCGCGAAGATGTCCATTTCCactgcaccatgtctagcgggccttcctcttgaAGGGGCGGCAATGACCGCCCTCATCCACCTGATTTTATCTACGGTTgacgtgtcctccggaaaggccagtctaatgttCCTGTCCCGGGGGGCGATTGGTTCGCGTTGTTTGGTCTTTTCTCCGGTTGCTTTCTCAGTTATGTTGCTGGTGTCACGCGATGtggtcttcactttttttttcctcctcatctgaACGAGTTTGAATCCCTCGTCATCGACATTGGGATCGGCCCGTGGAGTTTTCGAAAGTTGGCAAGGTAGCCCGTAGATTTTCAAGATGGCAGGCATGTATAGAGTTTTATCAATTGAATTTAAgcgttgttatttatttttatttgttttttttaacgattttttattctttattaattttatttcagtCCGTTGTACCCTGCAAATTCCTTGATATACTCCATGCCCTCCGCTACTATCGGAACTATCGTAGCAAGATTCCTTCTCGTCACAGGAACAAATTAGATGATTTAACTATTGTCTCTGAAGGCCCGATTGTCATGCACGTAAAAAAATCACCACTTTTTGGCAACATGACCTTCAGAGACAAAATTTAGAACTCCATAAAGTTTGAACAAATCAGCACTTTCGATTTTCCAAACCTTCACTCCACAGGCTTGGGGGACCTGAGGAAAATAGGGAAactgggtggggtgggtggttaCAAATTGCATTTAATTTCTGCCTttgtaaaatatagatataaactttgTTATTTCGTGACGATTTACCACCGATATGTGTACGTATAAGGCCTATTCTTGTAGGATAAAGCTTTGATTGgttctttatttaattattttaggaGTATCGTCAATCTATGCCCCATACCGTAAGTAATACAGCAGTCGCAGACGTTTTTACGATACACAAACCGGCTCGGAACTGATAGGCAGCTGTCTGCTGTTTACCAATGGAGTATGAAAGTTGAAAAAACGgctttaaatataatttttatttaattaagaTAACTTTATATAGTGTAAATACATTGTCTGAAATCTCATTATATTATCGATTCCAGACACTACGAATCCAGAATGTctgtattatataattaaattaccATATTTTAAAAGTTAGATTTCAGGAAATTTTAAAGGGAAAACATAAACAAGATTCATAAAAGGCTCTTTGCATTAGCTAAAACCCTTAATATTCCAACAATTTTCCTAAGgttgagggaaatggagaaggattcTAGAATCTCTTATGTTACTTTATGTTTTAACAGGAAAGGGATCCTCAACTATTTTTAGAATACGGCTGTTAGAAGGGGCACATGTCCTCAGTCCCAGCATACACTTTAGATTGGTTATTCAGCTCTTTGGGCCTCGCCCAGGCCAAAAGCATCACGCAATGCAACCCTTAGATGACTGATGCAAACAAACTCTCCTTCCATTACGGTCATTAGAGAAACTTGTAAAGAAAGGGCTTAAAATCTGAGTGAATATATAAAAGGGCTTGCAGGCGACGTAAACAAtttctttattacatacataaattactAACAAAGATATAAaggtaaaattaaatatatatcttacaatTTGGATAGAGATACTCTTGAGGTTCTAAATATGCAGCCATTTTGGTTAGATATATAAAGGCTGCTACTTCCAACCCTCGCCCTGTAGTCCCTCCAATATCTGGAGCAATATCAGTTGATCCCAATCTCTGGAacactatttttttatcataaatctgATCAGCTGATAACTAATACCTTTGTTTACATGTGTAAAGTATAGATATCGCCACTCAGTTTGCGGTGTACACGGGaaatatatgtgtccatatacatttatttatatttgtaaaggCATATTTACTTTATACAGGGACACAACTAAATGCCCTTATATACACTCAGACCCAAGGTTTCCGGATATCGGAAGATGCGGATAAATTCTGTGCTGTTGACGGAGTAGTGCATCCTGGACACGAGCTGCTGCTTCGCGAGCTGTCCATTAATAGACGGTGCTGTGGTTCATCCGTGTAACTATACGTGTTGCTTACTATATCTGTGTCTAGGCGCTTTAGTTTTCATGCCTTTAACTATAAAGTAGAAAAGTAGAAAACTGTTAATTTAACAGTAGGACAAATGCTTGaattgatcaaaaaaaaaaaaaaaaaaaaagttatgtgcGGCATATGGGGTAAGGAAAAATGAGTTTCAGAGGCAGAATTTAAATATACCGAAAATATAATCTGAATCACATTATATTGTATTCATAGTGTACAGGTGTCCTAAAGATGAATTAGATGGTGTGCCTGATTTAAAAAAGTACCATACCATCGCTCTTTTGAAATGTAATTGTTGATATTACGCAACTAACGATCCCTTATGTTAATTAAGACGACAATGTTAAATTCTGCCATTAAAAATAcagatgtatgaatgtgtttgcaTGTAAACAATTGCAATACACGTACAGTGTATATGTTCTCGCTTAATTTTCACTGGATATATATTTGATCTGATGATATATTGCAGTTCAACACTTAGGGATGGTTCTAAACACACTGAtaaatttttcatttattcataaggGTTTGACAAAAGATCAGGATAAATACCTACATATGAATtagatacaaataatgacaataagttattaaatatatatatcttgaatgAGTTATCCATAAGAGTCACAATTATCTTGAGGAATCGACTCTACAAAGAAAATGGCtttccaaagaaaaaagaaatatatatattggatactaaaaaaaaaaatatcaacatcttTAAATAAGAGTTGATATCAACAAAACAATCTTCTTGGAAATGCTATCTTACTGCATTTGCGCACAAGATGATTGGAATTAATAAAGTACTGTGATTGTTAAAATTAGTGCAATGAGTAtgctcttcatcctctctctctctcgctctctctctctctaacacacacacacacacatacacacacacacacacacacacgcaaatatatgagTGAAAGTACTGTTCACTGGAAGGTTGTCGACTGCCATGTCGCGTGACGGCTATAACCATTGTTCTTTTTTCCTAATGAATGGTGGAGGAATATTACATTTCAGTGGACTTAATATTTGCTCTATCTTGGGTGGATTAATAACCATTATATTGCATTGATATATCCTACATCCTCTACAGCATGATCTAATTTTATGGATAATACATGAAAAGTTCTAATGGACGTCCATTTAATTCCCAACATATCTAACAAAAGCACTATCaatcggggatggggggggggggggtagcatcaGCTATCGGGGAGAAAGAACCTGATTCAAGGTGATTCGAATATGTTTCGAGTCCCATTGATTTTATTAGGGTAACCACGTGACTTCGAGTGCTATATGCCAGAGCGTTGAAGTGTAACGTTTGATGCATAGAGTGTGATACGAGGAGCTGtgtgaaacaacaaaaacaagtggAACAAATGAACTCGCCATTATAGCGGTAGAGTTGCGCGTTAACTaggttaaaatattatataaaatataatttatcaaATTAAAACATCCGAAAGGTTTAGTGGCCTCTTCAGGCTTGTAAGGTTTTAAACGGATGTTATGTTTATGCTTTAATTCTatcgtgtaacacacacacacacacacacacacacatacacaagcgcacgcgcacacacacacacacacacacacatatataatacacacaaatgtcTGAGTTTGAAAGTGCTGATGAAAACCCTTCTGGTTAAAAAGTCAAAACTTATTGCCTCTAGATAATGACCACAATGAAATGATGCAAAAACAATACCATCTCGAAATTGCTACAGTGTTTCTTACAGGTATGATGATAACAGACACAGAAACGGAGTGACGCAttacaacaaaatcaaaatagaaaaaactGGGTTAAATATTTGAACATTTATTAACCTGAACTTTATGAACAAACAGATAGTTTACCTGAGGTTCCTTGTAGCCACTTTTGGGTCtagaattatgataaaataattttcaatatcCTGGCTCACCTTTATCAAAATATGTTACCTTATGCTAGAAAAAAGATTGAATTTGACCATCCCCCAAAAAGCATTGAGATGCGATAAAATATCTCTCATCTCTAAAAAAATgggtatgaatgaaaaataacaataataatagtaataataataccattgattCATAAACCTTCGATGGGCTACATACGTCGATTAGAACCGTAATCCAAAATAAgcttcagtgatttttttttcgacaaatctacaaaaaaatataacacttTATTTAGATTTAACTAGAAGCTGCAACACGGAGACATGCACAGGGGGGTGAGTGTTGGAGCCCCTGTTCTGTTTCTTCATATTTTAAATGCCATTTTCAACAAAATTTGAGAGAATTAGCATTTAGTCAAAATCTAGAAAAACGTCCTTTATTTTCAAAATCTAGGAAACTGTCATTTTTATCAGTAGCTGGGAAAGCAATGTGGCTTTTCAGTCATAATCTTGAAAATTTCCCTTCTCAAAATTTGTGAGAGGAAAGTGCCCCCTTTTAATCCAAACCAAGTAAACCCAAGTGCTCTTTTACTAAAAATCTAGAATTGTTGCCGGACCACCCAAATTTTGGAAACGTACTCCTTGTGGCCAGGACATTGTTCTTTCTTCAAATAAGCTCTTATCCTTTCCGAAAGCCTGTGCATGTCATTGCTTTCATATGGTTTTCATTTTATAATACAAATGTATTTTGTCTGCTCTAAAGAAGTTAAAATTGTGGATTAATATCACCATATCATAACATATACTAATGCAGTGAGTGCATGTTCAGTCCATACTGCAAAAAGAACAGAGTGGGCTTAGTAAATACAGGTAACTTATGCTGTAAGAAAATGCAACTGATTCTTCTAAACTAAATGGATATTTTCGTAAAGGAAACAAAAGTTGCACGTGTTCTCTGTGTCAAGCAACTGAGGTAAGATGCAGACCGCATTTTCTGCATTCGTTTATTATAACCTGTAACAACTGGTTACATGTAAATCTAGGACTTTTACTGTAAAAAGGCAAATggccattttattttctttgtgtgagAAAAGTAAAAACTATCTATGCTCTCACCAAAGCCTTCATAATccatagtaaaaatgataaaactttTAACAAAAGAAAATCCAAGTTTTCTACAACTACTCCCTAAATATTTGAGTTTCTTTCAAAGATCGGCCAAATGTTGAGTATATAACCATTcgtacatgataaaaaaaaatctagacatGGCAATTACAAATTTAGTAAAccgtaatttatatatacacacctatctgtatcattataaataatgacACTTAACATGTTTATGATTCTATAACAAAACTAATAgccataataaataattataaagataaaatatcgTAACACCAatagatactaacaataatgtaaatataatgctATAATTGCAACTAGTAATAAAACTAGTGTGTCTGTGACAAACACCTCGTTTCGGAAAATTGTAATTGCTAATGAAGATATGGCCATTTATATTGAAAAGAAATATCGTAGTAACTTAATTAATCTTGAACACTTGTAGATagtggttttatttgtttatttggataATCTCGACACTGTGTCATCAAAACAATATTgttaaagaataacaacaacgaaataacACTTGTTAGGTGTTGGTTACTGGCGTGTCATGGAAGACCGTACTCAGTGCAACATATTTGAACCCAGCGTAGTTCCCCTTTCtgtaagagaagaaaggaactCTACGAAAATAGTTATGATATTTACGAAATCCGTCAATGTGCCTTTCTTCTAAAATTTTGCCTGCAACTTTTCGAAATTTGCGAAAACTGAAATCTTGCTTCTTTCCCTCCGCCCGTTGCCAACGGAATCACAGAGACCCGCAATAGCtttagatacaaaaataaatagtcattctcttttctctctctcacttttcttgtaATCTTTTGCAACACACCTTGGCAAGGAAAGAAAGCTCGATTTGTTTCGCCATGACAAGAAAGAAAACGGCACATACGTCCTTTCAAAATAGAAAACGCAACTGTCTCCTCTGAAAGGAGACTCAAATTTTCTTGATGTAGAAGACGCAAAGGGCTGCCTGAATAAGCAGGAGGACGAGAATTATAGCCCCGCTAAGTACTGCCGCCCGGCTTGCTGATGCCACTGACCCTGTGTCGtcttcagtttcttcttcttcttctttgtcttcctcaaaACCTGAGTCGGCCAACTTGGATGTTACTCCCACTGTGTCTgtgaatgatagtaaaaattgATGAAGATGCATTGTTAACATCATAGTTTATGTTGTATTACGTCACATAATATCACCATATAATCATTAAGAATGCTACTTTCAGCATTCTTATCAACACGATTAACCCCTCAGAATCCCCAACACTAGTGGCACAAATAAATCGTTAAAATTATAATCTCGTGAGATTCGGCACCGTGATTCGAACAGTAATATCTCTGGCACAAGTAGGCTGAcagaaggaaaaacaataaaaaagagccTTACGTGTGGGTACTATGGTCACGGTGACGTGGTCTGGCGATGCCCCTGGGATGTTGCAGGCGTATACCCCTCCGTCTCCGAATGCCACGCCCGTGACTTGCAGTTCGGATTCGAGGCTCATGCCTGCCCATGATTCTCTCACCAACACCTAGAgaaaataaacacatgtatatgtagtatgaatacatacacacatatatatgtatatatacatatatatattattagagagacagaaaaaaaaatatattgtgctCCCATTCCTGCCCCTGCTTCGAGGCCCACCTTGTCCTGCGGCCACTGCGACGTGACGGGGAACCCGTCGAGTGTCCAGGTGACGAGCGGCGCCTCGTGACGCCGCTGGGCCAGTTGGCGTCCCGTCGCCTCGCACACTAACTGCAGAAGTGCGCTTTCTGCCACGAGCAACCGACGCTGCCCGAGCACGCGCACGCGTAGCTCGTGCCCGACGCCAGACTCGTCTGTGGGGAAGCGCTTGGTATTGGTACTAGGGTTGGTGTTGAAGACTGTTGTTGATATTGGTATTTCTGATTTGTTTGTTCTGTTACTACGATTAGTATTTTTGTCAtctcaattattactattgttttcatgatgataattgccattattattgttattcttcctattattatctttatcaccattattataatttttggtaAAATTagtctcatcatcattgttatttcgatcattatcaatgttgtaatGTCATTCTTGTATTAAACTATGGAGTCATATATCCCTGACAAAAAGTGATATAAGCCTATATTTATAAAACCATTACATAATACACTGGCTCGTACATATTGAATCACTACAAGGTCTTATTAGCTTATGCAAACTTGTTTTGGGGTCATACAGGTTTACACTGATAACATCCCCAAGCCACTGTATTTATAAATTCATCAGGGGACAGAAAACCTACTCACACAATCAGTTAATTGCACAGGCCCATTTATATTTACCTTCGGGGTCGTTCACAACTCCGGTGTCAGAAATCGGAATATCAAGGATAGATGTGTGATCTGTGGAGAAAGAATTGCAATTATGTCTACTGTTATCAAGGTAATTCCTATCTTCACATTGATGTATTTCAGAGCAATTTGTTCTGGTGTtttgaaacacacgcacacacacacacacacacacacacacacacacacgcacttacacacacacacatacacacacacacacacatacacacactcactctcactcacacaccaacacacacacacacacacacacacacacacacacacacacacacacacacacacacacacacacacacattcataccaaTAATACACACCAACAGGAATAAGGCATATGAATGGAAGCAGTCATAAAACAAGCCCCTTTACCTTGTTGCGGCAACACCTTGAGGTGAATCTTCGTGGAGATCTTCGGGTGCGTGTTGACCTGGCACTCGTAGGTCCCCTGGTCGCGTTTGGTCACTCCCCTGATTTCCAGGATCCAGTCCTCGCTCTCCTCGACGTGGCTCACCTGGGGGGTAGGATGcgtggtgagagggagagcgtgagaggagggggaagagggagagagaggggggaaggagagatagtgggtaggaagggagaggtggggagggaggaagggaaagagggagggagggaagagagcgggaggaaaggaagaaagggcgagggaaggaacaaaggggagaaagaaggaagagagggaagggaagaagagagaggaaaagaaggaagagaaggggagggaaggaatgagagggaaagaaggaggagaaggggaggaaaggagagggggagggaggagggaagagaagggaaggaaaggagagagagagaaggaaggaagagaaggggagggaggaagggaaggagggagagaggaagatgtggaGTGTATAATTTTGGTGAGGGTACTTCAAGCCACAGTCTCATAGAGGAAAGGGGgttg
The sequence above is drawn from the Penaeus chinensis breed Huanghai No. 1 chromosome 17, ASM1920278v2, whole genome shotgun sequence genome and encodes:
- the LOC125034224 gene encoding uncharacterized protein LOC125034224, giving the protein MEFHKKNRTVISYILTFAALFFIPPATSLPGVLEAGSRKWFYGSEDTGQPYLATEELNMTAILDYTVSLPCRVFNLRDRTVSWIRSRDLTVLAVDRLTVTTDSRIKVSHVEESEDWILEIRGVTKRDQGTYECQVNTHPKISTKIHLKVLPQQDHTSILDIPISDTGVVNDPEDESGVGHELRVRVLGQRRLLVAESALLQLVCEATGRQLAQRRHEAPLVTWTLDGFPVTSQWPQDKVLVRESWAGMSLESELQVTGVAFGDGGVYACNIPGASPDHVTVTIVPTHTVGVTSKLADSGFEEDKEEEEETEDDTGSVASASRAAVLSGAIILVLLLIQAALCVFYIKKI